In Phoenix dactylifera cultivar Barhee BC4 chromosome 11, palm_55x_up_171113_PBpolish2nd_filt_p, whole genome shotgun sequence, the following are encoded in one genomic region:
- the LOC120112530 gene encoding E3 ubiquitin-protein ligase ZNRF3-like, with amino-acid sequence MALYFGDTTTYVSALLKGRNLGASARPLAPVEVHLHVYEYMDGGQRLACRPEFTDFSMYLGHLVDLRDLRHMIPEILFHTFYNDLDTRRFWEEKLIDYAADVGLIAFNAGVQELELTVEIHIRNLARRLLEVEQEMVELAINASDEEIGRGDFGGTPASEASIRELEVVKYDGVGGEFEDNGCSICLEEFELEMEVTRMPCKHVFHGGCLTQWLEKSHLCPLCRQEIPI; translated from the coding sequence ATGGCGTTATATTTCGGCGACACTACTACGTACGTCAGTGCTTTGCTCAAGGGGAGAAATTTGGGAGCATCAGCAAGGCCCCTGGCCCCTGTGGAAGTCCACCTTCACGTCTACGAGTACATGGATGGAGGTCAAAGGTTGGCCTGCCGGCCCGAGTTCACTGATTTTTCCATGTATCTCGGCCACTTGGTGGATCTACGAGATCTTCGTCACATGATTCCTGAAATCCTTTTCCATACTTTCTACAACGATCTGGACACTCGGCGGTTCTGGGAGGAGAAGCTCATCGACTACGCTGCCGACGTAGGCCTAATCGCTTTCAATGCTGGTGTCCAAGAGCTGGAGCTAACCGTTGAGATACATATCCGCAACCTGGCTCGGCGGCTGCTCGAGGTGGAGCAGGAGATGGTTGAGCTGGCGATAAATGCTTCTGATGAAGAAATTGGACGTGGGGACTTTGGTGGCACGCCGGCGTCGGAGGCATCGATCAGGGAGCTGGAGGTGGTGAAGTACGATGGTGTTGGAGGTGAGTTTGAAGACAACGGGTGCTCGATTTGCTTGGAGGAGTTTGAGCTGGAGATGGAAGTGACGCGAATGCCTTGCAAGCATGTCTTCCATGGTGGCTGCCTCACCCAGTGGCTCGAGAAAAGTCATCTTTGCCCTCTCTGCCGTCAGGAGATACCCATCTAG
- the LOC120112385 gene encoding seipin-1-like, with the protein MPKSDYNRRIGVFQVTAEAIAPNGDTITTSSQPCMLRFRSLPVRLMRTCLMGIPLLMGICTESQKVTMEVLRYKETGRRTEAIRVRLKPRAGTTDLPQLYAAEIFMTSQLPWGKELVYNWKWSFYVWTSLYMYIMLLISIAG; encoded by the exons ATGCCCAAGTCCGATTATAATCGCCGGATTGGTGTGTTTCAG GTAACCGCAGAGGCTATTGCACCTAATGGAGACACTATAACAACATCAAGCCAGCCATGCATGCTAAGGTTCAGAAGCCTACCTGTTCGATTGATGCGGACGTGTCTAATGGGAATCCCTCTTTTAATGGGGATATGCACCGAGAGCCAGAAAGTAACCATGGAAGTACTGAGATATAAGGAAACCGGTCGGAGAACTGAGGCAATTAGAGTGAGGTTAAAACCGAGGGCTGGGACAACTGATCTACCACAACTATATGCAGCAGAGATCTTCATGACCTCTCAGCTCCCATGGGGAAAAGAATTGGTTTACAATTGGAAGTGGTCGTTCTATGTGTGGACTTCACTTTACATGTACATTATGCTTCTGATTAGTATTGCTGGTTAG
- the LOC120112386 gene encoding ankyrin repeat-containing protein At5g02620-like isoform X2, with product MDTRLLDAAVSGNVAVLNQLVRESPKILLGKTPLNNTALHFAVIYEHEQFAKELCLSSPPLLLATNSNGETPLHIAAMAGHHSMATFFIQVATQVLRSGGDIEGGDPLKQMMMTTDKKGNTALHHALRHGHSSLALELLQAEPKQSELIDSNHESPMYIAAYRGLADAVTALVQIPSSNHGGYYGHTALHAATISEHSGIVETLLRERPELAKAQNDHGTIALVHAAVGNKLEMLRLHLRFDPSLAYIMNQQFSAFHYAARLGYVRIAEELIRHCPDSGFLVDRQGRNALHLAIIEGQVDFVKYILKTPALHGLLNQPDDDGSAPLHLAAETCNPEILRALLAYERVDRAALKGRFSALDIFFDRVEPAKTLKWDGKTSTSCSTTEHPQGSCCGVQLRPCLWHLHPRCSQCLHQETCGLLSLFLCRVVPFPSSPISWLCGRSASSVFVMVGRFARISSNRSSYRE from the exons ATGGATACCAGATTGCTCGATGCAGCGGTGTCCGGCAATGTTGCCGTCCTTAATCAGTTGGTTAGAGAAAGTCCCAAAATCCTTCTTGGCAAAACTCCACTAAATAACACAGCCCTTCACTTTGCGGTGATATATGAGCACGAGCAATTTGCAAAAGAGCTCTGTCTGAGCAGCCCACCCCTCCTTTTGGCCACAAACTCAAATGGAGAGACTCCATTGCACATCGCTGCTATGGCTGGTCATCACTCTATGGCCACTTTTTTTATTCAGGTTGCAACGCAGGTGCTTCGTAGTGGCGGCGATATAGAGGGAGGCGACCCTCTAAAACAGATGATGATGACAACGGATAAGAAGGGAAACACTGCTCTGCACCATGCCTTGCGGCATGGCCACAGCAGCTTAGCGCTGGAGCTGCTGCAGGCGGAGCCCAAGCAGTCAGAATTGATTGACAGCAACCATGAGTCGCCAATGTACATTGCAGCCTATAGAGGTTTAGCTGATGCTGTCACAGCATTGGTGCAAATTCCTTCATCTAATCATGGAGGCTACTATGGCCACACTGCTCTGCATGCTGCTACTATTTCCGAGCATTCAG GCATAGTGGAAACATTGTTGAGAGAGAGGCCAGAGCTCGCCAAAGCTCAGAACGACCATGGGACTATCGCACTCGTTCACGCAGCAGTGGGCAATAAACTGGAGATGTTGCGGTTGCATCTAAGGTTTGATCCCTCTCTTGCATACATTATGAATCAACAGTTCTCGGCCTTTCATTATGCTGCTCGGCTAGGCTATGTACGCATAGCCGAAGAGCTCATTCGCCACTGCCCAGACTCTGGTTTTTTAGTTGATAGACAGGGCCGGAATGCACTTCATCTGGCGATAATTGAAGGGCAGGTGGATTTTGTTAAGTACATCCTAAAGACACCTGCGCTTCATGGATTGCTCAACCAGCCAGATGACGACGGGAGCGCTCCCTTGCATTTGGCTGCGGAGACTTGCAATCCGGAAATACTTCGAGCTTTGTTGGCTTATGAAAGGGTGGACCGTGCGGCCTTGAAGGGGAGATTTAGTGCTCTCGACATCTTCTTTGATCGAGTGGAACCTGCAAAAACTTTGAAATGG GATGGGAAGACATCGACTTCTTGCTCCACTACAGAGCATCCACAAGGAAGCTGTTGTGGTGTGCAATTGCGGCCATGTCTGTGGCATTTGCATCCGCGATGTTCGCAGTGCTTGCACCAGGAAACTTGTGGCTTGCTATCCTTATTTCTTTGCCGTGTTGTGCCCTTCCCTTCCTCACCTATATCTTGGCTATGTGGCCGCTCTGCAAGCTCCGTCTTCGTTATGGTGGGACGTTTCGCCCGGATCTCCTCGAACAGGTCTAGCTATCGAGAATAG
- the LOC120112386 gene encoding protein ACCELERATED CELL DEATH 6-like isoform X1 yields the protein MDTRLLDAAVSGNVAVLNQLVRESPKILLGKTPLNNTALHFAVIYEHEQFAKELCLSSPPLLLATNSNGETPLHIAAMAGHHSMATFFIQVATQVLRSGGDIEGGDPLKQMMMTTDKKGNTALHHALRHGHSSLALELLQAEPKQSELIDSNHESPMYIAAYRGLADAVTALVQIPSSNHGGYYGHTALHAATISEHSGIVETLLRERPELAKAQNDHGTIALVHAAVGNKLEMLRLHLRFDPSLAYIMNQQFSAFHYAARLGYVRIAEELIRHCPDSGFLVDRQGRNALHLAIIEGQVDFVKYILKTPALHGLLNQPDDDGSAPLHLAAETCNPEILRALLAYERVDRAALKGRFSALDIFFDRVEPAKTLKWNEAYTLLLHATVPGLAVGDIWHTAEKRIAREAICQIQSLTQRYTQNTSLTAILIATVTFAAAFTMPGGFSSDEGPDEGLPILAKKAAFKAFLISDTIAMVASLAVSFLCIFAGWEDIDFLLHYRASTRKLLWCAIAAMSVAFASAMFAVLAPGNLWLAILISLPCCALPFLTYILAMWPLCKLRLRYGGTFRPDLLEQV from the exons ATGGATACCAGATTGCTCGATGCAGCGGTGTCCGGCAATGTTGCCGTCCTTAATCAGTTGGTTAGAGAAAGTCCCAAAATCCTTCTTGGCAAAACTCCACTAAATAACACAGCCCTTCACTTTGCGGTGATATATGAGCACGAGCAATTTGCAAAAGAGCTCTGTCTGAGCAGCCCACCCCTCCTTTTGGCCACAAACTCAAATGGAGAGACTCCATTGCACATCGCTGCTATGGCTGGTCATCACTCTATGGCCACTTTTTTTATTCAGGTTGCAACGCAGGTGCTTCGTAGTGGCGGCGATATAGAGGGAGGCGACCCTCTAAAACAGATGATGATGACAACGGATAAGAAGGGAAACACTGCTCTGCACCATGCCTTGCGGCATGGCCACAGCAGCTTAGCGCTGGAGCTGCTGCAGGCGGAGCCCAAGCAGTCAGAATTGATTGACAGCAACCATGAGTCGCCAATGTACATTGCAGCCTATAGAGGTTTAGCTGATGCTGTCACAGCATTGGTGCAAATTCCTTCATCTAATCATGGAGGCTACTATGGCCACACTGCTCTGCATGCTGCTACTATTTCCGAGCATTCAG GCATAGTGGAAACATTGTTGAGAGAGAGGCCAGAGCTCGCCAAAGCTCAGAACGACCATGGGACTATCGCACTCGTTCACGCAGCAGTGGGCAATAAACTGGAGATGTTGCGGTTGCATCTAAGGTTTGATCCCTCTCTTGCATACATTATGAATCAACAGTTCTCGGCCTTTCATTATGCTGCTCGGCTAGGCTATGTACGCATAGCCGAAGAGCTCATTCGCCACTGCCCAGACTCTGGTTTTTTAGTTGATAGACAGGGCCGGAATGCACTTCATCTGGCGATAATTGAAGGGCAGGTGGATTTTGTTAAGTACATCCTAAAGACACCTGCGCTTCATGGATTGCTCAACCAGCCAGATGACGACGGGAGCGCTCCCTTGCATTTGGCTGCGGAGACTTGCAATCCGGAAATACTTCGAGCTTTGTTGGCTTATGAAAGGGTGGACCGTGCGGCCTTGAAGGGGAGATTTAGTGCTCTCGACATCTTCTTTGATCGAGTGGAACCTGCAAAAACTTTGAAATGG AATGAGGCGTATACGCTGTTGCTTCATGCCACCGTCCCCGGCCTGGCTGTAGGTGACATATGGCATACGGCCGAAAAAAGAATAGCCCGGGAAGCAATCTGTCAGATCCAATCTCTAACTCAAAGATACACCCAGAACACCTCGTTGACGGCCATCCTCATTGCCACGGTCACCTTCGCCGCGGCCTTCACGATGCCTGGAGGGTTTAGCAGCGACGAGGGCCCTGACGAAGGCTTGCCAATTCTAGCAAAGAAAGCAGCCTTTAAGGCGTTCTTGATATCGGACACCATTGCTATGGTCGCCTCACTCGccgtttcttttctttgtatattTGCAGGATGGGAAGACATCGACTTCTTGCTCCACTACAGAGCATCCACAAGGAAGCTGTTGTGGTGTGCAATTGCGGCCATGTCTGTGGCATTTGCATCCGCGATGTTCGCAGTGCTTGCACCAGGAAACTTGTGGCTTGCTATCCTTATTTCTTTGCCGTGTTGTGCCCTTCCCTTCCTCACCTATATCTTGGCTATGTGGCCGCTCTGCAAGCTCCGTCTTCGTTATGGTGGGACGTTTCGCCCGGATCTCCTCGAACAGGTCTAG
- the LOC120112387 gene encoding uncharacterized protein LOC120112387 produces the protein MCPAEDPGSPPRRKVLGPIDSLLPILPEFLSPTNKALLRHARRPAVTPTRRAMEVGFCPSRFSLDARILSSPPTHTRGTRARFKAALTPSPGASPRASSLSSAFVAPFVGGSVSGEFSGQKLWIPYLSSCPSGRRGKRGVVPMVVPS, from the exons ATGTGCCCCGCAGAGGATCCCGGCTCCCCTCCAAGGCGCAAAGTTTTGGGGCCGATCGACTCCCTGCTTCCCATCCTCCCCGAATTCCTCTCTCCAACTAATAAAGCCCTTCTCCGCCACGCACGGCGCCCGGCGGTCACTCCCACTCGGCGAGCCATGGAGGTGGGTTTCTGCCCCTCGCGCTTCTCCCTGGATGCGCGGAtactctcctctcctcccaccCACACTCGGGGCACGAGGGCCCGATTCAAGGCCGCCCTCACCCCTTCTCCCGGAGCTTCTCCGAGAGCATCCTCTCTTAGCAGCGCCTTTGTCGCTCCTTTTGTCGGAGGAAGCGTCTCCGGCGAGTTCTCCGGTCAGAAGTTGTGGATCCCCTATTTAAGCTCGTGTCCATCCGGCCGCCGAGGCAAGAGGGGCGTCGTTCCCATG GTTGTCCCTTCTTGA
- the LOC103713257 gene encoding seipin-1, which translates to MDPETHHRKRHRPHVASIPTTAASIPTTAASSPPPPGNRADEKKREPDDGDLLLVLSEPAGWLVRAAAAQAELIFSALLSLAAPIIALHEDSKAAPIRAARSGAALLRRLAAGLLGAARAAVVLVAVAFAAILLGVGLVRLWVGEPVSVRQPLHFDYTEAHPSAVAALGGAERRGRPVPAGHTARASLVLIMPESDYNRWIGVFQVTAEAIAPNGDTITTSSQPCMLRFRSLPVRLMRTCLMGIPLLMGICTESQKVTMEVLRYKETGRRTEAIRVRLKPRAGTTDLPQLYAAEIFMTSQLPWGKELVYNWKWSFYVWTSLYMYIMLLILCYCWFKPFSLTRHESFAADRPSEGEEDMMDTYKKDGEISDDMPKILKRWRERRSKRKAPLREMQLPELIEGSASSNVGGTGEVIEDCGDFEASESSECVGG; encoded by the exons ATGGATCCAGAAACCCACCACCGGAAGCGCCACCGCCCCCACGTCGCCTCCATCCCCACCACCGCCGCCTCCATCCCCACCACCGCCgcctcctcccctcctcctcccggaAACAGAGCAGACGAAAAGAAGCGCGAACCTGACGACGGCGACCTCCTCCTCGTGCTCTCCGAACCGGCTGGGTGGCTCGTCCGGGCGGCGGCTGCCCAAGCGGAGCTCATCTTCTCCGCCCTTCTATCCCTTGCCGCCCCCATCATCGCCCTCCACGAGGACTCCAAGGCCGCCCCTATCCGCGCCGCCCGCAGCGGCGCcgccctcctccgccgcctcgcCGCAGGCCTCCTCGGGGCTGCCAGAGCCGCCGTGGTCCTTGTCGCCGTCGCATTCGCCGCCATTCTGCTAGGTGTCGGCCTGGTCCGGCTGTGGGTCGGGGAGCCCGTGTCGGTGCGGCAGCCCCTCCACTTCGACTATACCGAGGCCCACCCGAGCGCCGTCGCCGCGCTTGGCGGCGCCGAGCGGAGGGGGAGGCCGGTGCCCGCCGGCCATACCGCCCGGGCCTCGCTCGTGCTCATCATGCCCGAGTCCGATTATAATCGCTGGATTGGTGTGTTTCAG GTAACCGCAGAGGCTATTGCACCTAATGGAGACACTATAACAACATCAAGCCAGCCATGCATGCTAAGGTTCAGAAGCCTACCTGTTCGATTGATGCGGACGTGTCTAATGGGAATCCCTCTTTTAATGGGGATATGCACCGAGAGCCAGAAAGTAACCATGGAAGTACTGAGATATAAGGAAACCGGTCGGAGAACTGAGGCAATTAGAGTGAGGTTAAAACCGAGGGCTGGAACAACTGATCTACCACAACTATATGCAGCAGAGATCTTCATGACCTCTCAGCTCCCATGGGGAAAAGAATTGGTTTACAATTGGAAGTGGTCGTTCTATGTGTGGACTTCACTTTACATGTACATTATGCTTCTGATTCTCTGCTATTGCTGGTTCAAACCATTCTCTCTTACAAGGCATGAAAGTTTTGCAGCCGACCGACCTTCCGAAGGTGAGGAGGATATGATGGATACCTACAAAAAGGATGGGGAGATCTCTGATGATATGCCTAAAATCTTGAAGAGATGGCGTGAGCGGAGGAGCAAGAGGAAGGCTCCATTACGAGAGATGCAATTGCCAGAGCTTATTGAGGGTTCAGCTTCAAGCAATGTAGGAGGGACAGGGGAAGTTATTGAGGATTGTGGTGACTTTGAAGCCTCCGAATCTTCGGAATGTGTTGGTGGTTAA
- the LOC103713232 gene encoding transcription factor bHLH144-like — translation MQRDSRFFSGRSSLPDAYEVGDYSHNTPLGGHYAYGAPAAPAFGATLAGAKHGFASPLNGFEVQPSETCPKNFIIFDQTDNKSRIMFHPALAHKFNSPNFNICAAHAEVGGRSTGKNDNHDKYSSSLKEDTEEIDALLSSEEEEEDDYEEDDVVSTGRTPGNWGGSSLDSSCSMRSLESNIASTQTSASGGASSDERKRERMRKMVKALRGIIPGGDQLDTPAVLDEAVKYLKSLKVEMKQLGIQNFDDYKW, via the coding sequence ATGCAGAGAGACTCAAGATTCTTCTCTGGAAGGTCCTCCCTTCCTGATGCATATGAAGTGGGTGATTATAGTCATAACACCCCTTTGGGTGGTCACTATGCCTATGGTGCCCCTGCTGCACCTGCTTTTGGTGCCACCCTAGCAGGGGCAAAGCATGGATTTGCCAGTCCTCTTAATGGATTTGAGGTTCAGCCCTCTGAAACCTGCCCAAAGAACTTCATCATATTTGACCAGACAGATAACAAAAGCCGGATCATGTTTCATCCTGCCTTGGCCCACAAGTTCAATTCCCCGAACTTCAATATCTGTGCTGCCCATGCAGAAGTGGGTGGCAGAAGTACAGGCAAAAATGATAACCATGATAAATACTCATCGTCTCTCAAGGAGGACACCGAAGAAATTGATGCATTACTGAGttcagaggaggaagaagaagatgattatGAAGAAGATGATGTCGTCAGCACTGGACGCACTCCTGGCAACTGGGGAGGCAGTTCCCTGGATTCTTCTTGCTCGATGAGGAGTCTGGAGTCAAACATTGCTTCTACTCAGACGTCAGCCTCTGGTGGAGCGAGCAGCGACGAGAGGAAAAGGGAgagaatgaggaagatggtgaaaGCTCTTAGAGGAATCATACCTGGAGGAGATCAGTTGGATACTCCTGCTGTCCTTGATGAAGCTGTTAAATATCTGAAATCCCTCAAGGTGGAAATGAAGCAGCTTGGGATACAGAATTTCGATGACTATAAGTGGTGA